The proteins below come from a single Peromyscus leucopus breed LL Stock chromosome 13, UCI_PerLeu_2.1, whole genome shotgun sequence genomic window:
- the Inpp1 gene encoding inositol polyphosphate 1-phosphatase isoform X2 gives MSDILRELLRVSEKAANIARACRQQETLFQLLIQEKKDAEKNKKFAADFKTLADVLVQEVIKQNMENKFPGLGKKIFGEESNEFTNDLGEKITVELRTTEAETAELLSRVLDGNMPASEALAKVVHQDVDLTDPTLESLEIQVPQDILGIWVDPIDSTYQYIKGSADVKSNQGVFPSGLQCVTILIGVYDIQTGMPLMGVINQPFASQNLTTLRWKGQYYWGLSYMGTNIHSLQLATSKGNDGETQTEHADVELSRPCSAVISTSENQTIKAALSRVCGGGVFPAAGAGYKSLCVVQGLVDIYIFSEDTTYKWDSCAAHAILRAMGGGIADMKECLARSPQTGLDWPQLLYHMENRGASGVDLWANKGGLIAYRSRHRLDSFLSCLIQNLGPLKTQT, from the exons ATGTCAGACATCCTGCGGGAGCTGCTCCGCGTCTCTGAGAAGGCTGCTAACATCGCCCGGGCCTGCCGCCAGCAGGAGACCCTCTTCCAGCTGCTCATCCAGGAGAAGAAAGACGCAGAGAAGAACAAGAAGTTCGCTGCAGATTTCAAGACCCTGGCGGATGTGCTGGTGCAGGAAGTTATAAAACAGAACATGGAGAACAAG TTTCCAGGTTTGGGGAAGAAAATTTTTGGAGAAGAATCCAATGAGTTCACAAATGATTTGG GGGAAAAGATCACTGTGGAACTACGGACcacggaggcagagacagcagagctTCTCAGCCGAGTCCTTGATGGCAACATGCCGGCGTCTGAAGCGTTGGCTAAGGTGGTGCATCAAGATGTGGACTTAACTGACCCCACTCTGGAGTCTCTGGAGATCCAGGTCCCGCAGGACATTCTGGGAATTTGGGTGGATCCCATCG ATTCAACCTATCAGTACATTAAAGGTTCTGCCGACGTGAAGTCCAACCAAGGAGTTTTCCCCAGCGGACTTCAGTGTGTGACCATTTTAATTGGCGTCTATGACATCCAGACAGGCATGCCCCTGATGGGAGTCATCAACCAACCTTTCGCGTCTCAAAACCTGACGACGCTAAG GTGGAAAGGACAGTACTACTGGGGCCTTTCTTACATGGGGACCAACATCCATTCCCTGCAGCTCGCCACCTCGAAAGGGAACGACGGTGAGACCCAGACTGAACACGCAGACGTGGAGCTCTCCCGCCCCTGTTCTGCGGTCATCAGCACCAGCGAAAACCAGACCATCAAAGCCGCGCTGTCGCGCGTGTGCGGGGGCGGCGTCTTCCCCGCGGCTGGGGCGGGCTACAAGAGCCTCTGTGTAGTCCAAGGCCTGGTGGACATTTACATCTTCTCAGAGGACACCACGTACAAGTGGGACTCCTGCGCAGCGCACGCCATTCTGCGGGCCATGGGTGGGGGCATTGCAGACATGAAGGAGTGCTTGGCGAGAAGCCCCCAAACGGGGCTGGACTGGCCACAGCTGCTGTATCACATGGAAAACAGAGGCGCTTCCGGGGTGGACCTCTGGGCCAACAAGGGAGGACTGATAGCGTACAGGTCCAGGCATCGGCTGGACTCCTTCCTGAGCTGCCTCATCCAAAACCTCGGGCCTTTGAAGACACAGACGTAG